From the genome of Kaistella daneshvariae, one region includes:
- a CDS encoding prephenate dehydrogenase gives MKVTIIGVGLIGGSMALKLKEKGFAEFVYGVDFNENHLRQAKMLGIIDEISTLENAAGNSDLVILAIPVDATRKLLPGVLDLVNDNQTVMDVGSTKSGIVDVVKNHPNRNRFVAFHPMWGTENSGPEAAKKDSFSERAGVICDKEDSAADSLQLVEKVAENLEMNLLYMDAESHDIHTAYISHISHITSYALANTVLEKEREEDTIFQLASSGFSSTVRLAKSHPEMWVPIFKQNKENVLDVLNEHITQLRKFKSALEKENYEYLEELIRNANKIRGILR, from the coding sequence ATGAAAGTAACAATTATCGGTGTTGGCTTAATTGGCGGCTCGATGGCTTTAAAATTAAAGGAAAAAGGTTTTGCTGAGTTTGTTTACGGAGTCGATTTCAACGAAAACCATTTGCGGCAGGCAAAAATGCTGGGAATTATCGATGAAATCTCTACGCTGGAAAATGCGGCAGGAAATTCCGATTTGGTTATTCTCGCGATTCCTGTGGATGCAACGCGGAAATTGTTACCAGGCGTTTTAGATTTGGTTAATGATAATCAAACTGTGATGGATGTTGGTTCTACCAAGTCCGGAATCGTTGATGTCGTGAAAAATCACCCGAATAGAAACCGTTTTGTGGCGTTTCACCCGATGTGGGGAACGGAAAATTCCGGGCCGGAAGCGGCGAAAAAAGACAGTTTCTCAGAACGCGCCGGTGTAATTTGTGATAAGGAAGATTCCGCAGCTGATTCATTACAACTGGTGGAAAAAGTGGCGGAAAATCTGGAAATGAATTTGCTGTATATGGACGCCGAAAGTCACGACATTCACACCGCGTATATTTCGCATATTTCGCATATCACGTCGTATGCGCTGGCAAATACAGTTCTGGAAAAAGAGCGCGAAGAAGACACCATTTTTCAGCTGGCGAGCTCGGGGTTTTCAAGTACGGTACGTTTAGCGAAATCGCATCCGGAAATGTGGGTTCCGATTTTCAAGCAAAATAAAGAAAATGTGTTAGATGTTCTGAACGAACATATCACGCAACTCCGGAAATTCAAATCGGCGCTGGAAAAGGAAAATTATGAGTATCTGGAAGAACTCATTCGAAACGCGAATAAAATACGCGGAATTTTGCGCTAA